One segment of Fuscovulum ytuae DNA contains the following:
- the modB gene encoding molybdate ABC transporter permease subunit → MFDSLSPEEWQAVALSLRVSFWATVVSLPLGIFVAYALARWDFWGRQVLNGLVHLPLILPPVVTGYLLLITFGRKGYVGQFLDQWFGIVLAFRWTGAALAAGVMAFPLMVRAIRLAIEAVDPKLEQAAGTLGASRGWVFLTVTLPLILPGIVAGAILAFAKAMGEFGATITFVSNIPGQTQTLPSAIYAFLQVPGGEAQAFRLVLVSIVVAMGALLLSEWVSRAVARRIAGA, encoded by the coding sequence ATGTTTGACAGTCTGAGTCCAGAGGAATGGCAGGCGGTGGCGCTGTCGCTGCGGGTGTCGTTTTGGGCGACGGTGGTGAGCCTGCCCTTGGGGATTTTCGTGGCCTATGCGTTGGCGCGGTGGGATTTCTGGGGCCGGCAGGTGTTGAACGGGCTGGTTCATCTGCCCTTGATCCTGCCGCCTGTCGTTACGGGGTATCTGCTGCTGATCACTTTCGGGCGGAAGGGGTATGTCGGGCAGTTCCTTGACCAGTGGTTCGGCATCGTGCTGGCCTTTCGCTGGACGGGGGCGGCGCTGGCGGCGGGGGTGATGGCTTTTCCGCTGATGGTGCGGGCGATCCGGCTGGCGATCGAGGCGGTGGACCCGAAACTGGAACAGGCGGCGGGCACCTTGGGCGCGTCGCGGGGATGGGTGTTCCTGACGGTGACGCTGCCCCTGATCCTGCCGGGGATCGTGGCGGGGGCGATCCTTGCCTTTGCCAAGGCCATGGGGGAATTCGGGGCGACGATTACCTTCGTGTCGAACATACCGGGGCAGACGCAGACGCTGCCTTCGGCGATTTACGCCTTTCTTCAGGTGCCGGGGGGCGAGGCGCAGGCCTTTCGCCTTGTGCTGGTGTCCATCGTGGTGGCGATGGGGGCGCTGCTTCTGTCGGAATGGGTCAGCCGGGCCGTGGCGCGGAGGATCGCGGGGGCATGA
- the modC gene encoding molybdenum ABC transporter ATP-binding protein translates to MTLEVALSHRFGGFALEVDFTAPPGVTALFGRSGSGKSTVVNAVAGLLRPERGRIVVDGEVVLDSGAGRMLPAHRRRMGYVFQDGRLFPHLTVRQNLLYGRWFAPKGAGVPLDRIVDLLGIGTLLERRPGGLSGGEKQRVAIGRAILSNPRLLLMDEPLAALDEARKAEILPYLERLRDELSLPILYVSHSVAEVARLATTVVLLEAGRVVTAGAVGDVLADPAIAPVMGLREAGAVLTARLVAQEEDGLTRLDHAGGAIFLPRVMAPAGTEIRLRILARDVMLAVERPSGISALNILAGVVEEVRAGDGPGAMVRLRVGDEALLARITQRSARMLDLAPGRAVFAVLKAVSVAQGDVGGRG, encoded by the coding sequence ATGACGCTGGAGGTGGCGCTTTCGCATCGGTTTGGCGGCTTTGCGCTGGAGGTGGATTTTACCGCGCCGCCGGGGGTGACGGCGCTGTTCGGACGGTCGGGGTCGGGTAAGTCGACGGTGGTCAATGCCGTGGCGGGGCTTTTGCGCCCGGAGCGTGGGCGGATCGTTGTCGATGGAGAGGTCGTGCTGGACAGTGGCGCCGGGCGCATGCTGCCCGCGCATCGGCGGCGGATGGGATATGTGTTTCAGGATGGGCGACTGTTTCCGCATCTGACGGTGCGGCAGAACTTGCTGTATGGCCGCTGGTTCGCGCCGAAAGGGGCGGGTGTGCCGCTCGACCGGATCGTGGATCTGTTGGGAATTGGCACGTTGTTGGAGCGTCGACCCGGCGGGCTGTCGGGGGGCGAGAAGCAGCGTGTGGCGATCGGGCGGGCGATCCTGTCGAACCCACGTCTTCTGTTGATGGATGAACCGCTGGCCGCGCTGGACGAGGCGCGCAAGGCCGAAATCCTGCCCTATCTGGAGCGGCTGCGGGACGAGCTTTCGCTGCCGATCCTTTATGTCAGCCATTCGGTGGCCGAGGTGGCGCGTCTGGCAACGACGGTGGTTCTGCTGGAGGCGGGGCGGGTGGTGACGGCGGGGGCGGTTGGGGATGTACTGGCCGATCCGGCCATCGCGCCGGTGATGGGGCTGCGCGAGGCGGGGGCGGTGCTGACGGCGCGGCTGGTGGCGCAGGAGGAGGACGGGTTGACCCGGCTTGACCATGCGGGGGGCGCGATCTTTCTGCCGCGCGTGATGGCCCCGGCTGGGACGGAGATACGGCTGCGCATCCTTGCACGCGATGTGATGCTGGCGGTGGAGCGACCGTCGGGCATTTCGGCGCTGAACATCCTGGCCGGGGTGGTCGAGGAGGTGCGCGCTGGCGATGGGCCGGGGGCGATGGTGCGGCTGCGCGTCGGGGATGAGGCGCTTTTGGCGCGGATCACGCAGCGGTCGGCACGTATGTTGGACCTTGCGCCGGGGCGGGCGGTCTTTGCCGTGCTGAAGGCCGTTTCGGTGGCGCAGGGCGATGTCGGCGGGCGCGGATAG
- a CDS encoding efflux RND transporter periplasmic adaptor subunit: MSIWKQSVLSLVLILGAGLGMAALVPAANGALRGIGLGAALDLVGLTAPVAEAGPARGAGGPRGGPATVVAQPPGEGRIADRVTAIGDGRAIRSVVVSPETPGRVVEVLIQSGQPVTAGDILLRLDSEAEEIAVARAQLVVEDARSALDRLKQLQGSGASSGVQLREAEFALRQAELELRQAEFDLSLRAVPAPVSGWIGIVGVEVGAQVGTATEIVQIEDRSVLLVDFRLPERMVGRIAPGDAVTAEALAGGFGPIPGVVSAIDNRVDPASRTLRVQARLDNAEDRLRAGMSFMIGIDLPGEPAPTVSPLSVQWNRDGAFVWVVREGKAARLPIRILQRSETEVLVEADFAPGDRVVVEGVQAVRPGAEVQIAGEEATSAAAKPDAAKL, from the coding sequence ATGTCGATCTGGAAGCAATCGGTGCTGAGCCTTGTCCTGATTTTGGGGGCGGGGCTGGGCATGGCGGCGCTGGTGCCGGCCGCGAACGGGGCGTTGCGGGGGATCGGGCTGGGCGCGGCGCTGGACCTCGTCGGGTTGACGGCACCGGTGGCAGAGGCCGGTCCGGCACGCGGCGCGGGCGGGCCGAGGGGCGGGCCTGCGACGGTTGTCGCGCAGCCGCCCGGCGAGGGACGGATCGCGGATCGGGTTACGGCCATCGGCGATGGCCGCGCGATCCGGTCTGTCGTGGTGTCGCCCGAAACGCCGGGGCGGGTTGTCGAGGTGCTGATCCAATCCGGCCAGCCCGTTACGGCGGGGGATATTCTTTTGCGGCTGGACAGCGAGGCGGAAGAGATTGCCGTAGCCCGCGCGCAATTGGTGGTGGAGGATGCTCGGTCGGCCTTGGACCGGCTGAAGCAGTTGCAGGGGTCCGGTGCGAGTTCGGGGGTGCAGCTGCGCGAGGCGGAGTTCGCGCTGCGGCAGGCGGAACTGGAGTTGCGGCAGGCAGAGTTTGACCTGTCGCTGCGCGCGGTGCCTGCGCCTGTGTCGGGTTGGATCGGGATCGTGGGGGTGGAGGTTGGTGCGCAGGTGGGCACCGCGACCGAGATCGTGCAGATCGAAGACCGTTCGGTTCTGCTGGTTGATTTCCGGCTGCCGGAGCGCATGGTGGGGCGTATCGCGCCGGGGGATGCCGTGACGGCCGAGGCTTTGGCGGGTGGTTTCGGTCCGATCCCGGGCGTCGTAAGCGCGATTGACAACCGGGTTGATCCGGCCAGCCGTACCCTGCGGGTGCAGGCGCGATTGGACAATGCCGAGGACCGGTTGCGGGCGGGCATGTCCTTTATGATCGGGATCGATCTGCCGGGAGAGCCTGCGCCGACGGTCAGCCCGCTATCGGTGCAGTGGAACCGCGATGGGGCCTTTGTCTGGGTGGTGCGTGAGGGCAAGGCGGCGCGCCTGCCGATTCGCATCCTGCAACGGTCCGAGACGGAGGTTTTGGTCGAGGCGGATTTTGCGCCCGGTGACAGGGTTGTGGTGGAGGGTGTGCAGGCCGTCCGCCCCGGGGCCGAGGTCCAGATTGCGGGGGAGGAGGCGACATCGGCCGCCGCGAAGCCTGATGCGGCAAAGCTTTAG
- a CDS encoding efflux RND transporter permease subunit has translation MNRTQRNAHLSGTALFVRRPILAFVLNAMIVIAGVAGYLGGEVRELPEVDRPVITVTTDYAGAAPETVDREITAAIEGAAGRVSGVTDISSSSRFGRSRVTVEFSTATDLDVAATDMRDAIARIANNLPDQADAPRIVKADANADAVMRLSLTSPSRSAEGLTRIAEDLVQDRLLSVEGVADLQIFGDRAEVFRIDIDLRQLAARGLSLADLRNAVADVSFDAPAGSLASEAQSLVVRTTAAINSPEAFEAILLGDGVRLGDVARVSLGPALGESILRANGEAGVGLGLIRAAQSNTLRISAGVQEAVAELQPILPDDVTLRITSDDATFVAGALREVAVTLMLSTLIVVAVIFAFLFDLRATLVPAVAMPVALIGTLAAVYLAGFSINILTLLALVLATGMVVDDAIVVLENIVRRRSEGMGARAAAVLGTQQVFFAVVTTTATLAAVFVPLSFLPGEAGGLFREFGFTLAMAVLLSSVVALTLCPVLASRVLGDARATQTGALAGLGAGLSGAYRRALEAALAAPIVVVAVSLMLAGVAALALGAIRQELTPPEDRAVALLRVEAPQGVSLDYTFGKMREIEDAVAPLVDSGEVQNVFSITGSGGSSNSGFMVMTLAPWEQRTRSQQEIVGDVNRALARVIGVRAFAIQPNSLRIRGAGQGLSFAIVGPSYEGLAEQAQALVAAMEENPAFGQVRLGYDTTQPQLFLEVDRARASDLGVSIEGLGEALQAVLDGRTVGTVFIGDRSHDIQMISTTDPVNDPSDLERVFMRSASGENVPISAFVRLEERAVAPELGREAQMRSVPITAGLTPDLALGPALQEVERLASDILPAGSRVVPLAEAAALGETGSGILLTFGFAILIVFLVLAAQFESFVSAVIVMSTVPLGLACAVFALILTGGSLNVYSQIGLVLLVGIMAKNGILIVEFANQLRDQGRGVREAITQGAVIRLRPVMMTMVSTVLGGVPLILSSGPGAEAREALGWVIVGGLGLATLVTLFLTPVVYLLLAGWSVPKAAEEARLRRELDAATGGPVAAE, from the coding sequence ATGAACCGGACGCAACGGAATGCGCATCTGTCGGGCACCGCGCTGTTTGTGCGCAGGCCGATCCTTGCCTTTGTCCTGAATGCGATGATCGTCATTGCAGGGGTGGCGGGCTATTTGGGCGGCGAAGTGCGGGAATTGCCCGAGGTGGACCGCCCCGTGATCACGGTGACGACGGATTATGCCGGGGCCGCACCGGAAACGGTTGACCGCGAGATTACGGCGGCCATCGAAGGCGCGGCGGGGCGGGTGTCGGGGGTGACGGATATATCGTCCAGTTCCCGCTTTGGCCGCAGCCGGGTGACGGTGGAGTTTTCCACCGCGACCGATCTGGATGTGGCCGCGACCGACATGCGCGACGCTATCGCGCGCATCGCCAATAACCTGCCCGATCAGGCGGATGCGCCGCGCATCGTGAAAGCCGATGCCAATGCCGATGCGGTGATGCGGTTGTCCCTGACCTCTCCCAGTCGCAGTGCCGAGGGGTTGACGCGGATTGCCGAAGATCTGGTGCAGGACAGGCTTTTGTCGGTGGAAGGGGTGGCCGATCTGCAGATTTTCGGGGATCGGGCCGAGGTGTTCCGCATCGATATCGACCTACGGCAACTGGCGGCGCGGGGGCTTTCTTTGGCTGATCTGCGCAATGCGGTGGCGGATGTGTCCTTCGACGCGCCCGCGGGATCGCTGGCATCGGAGGCGCAATCGCTTGTGGTGCGGACAACGGCAGCGATCAACTCGCCCGAGGCGTTTGAGGCGATCCTCCTTGGCGACGGGGTGCGATTGGGCGATGTGGCGCGGGTGAGCCTTGGTCCGGCACTGGGCGAGTCGATCCTGCGGGCCAATGGCGAAGCGGGGGTGGGGTTGGGCCTGATCCGGGCGGCGCAGTCGAACACGCTGCGCATATCGGCGGGGGTGCAGGAGGCGGTGGCAGAGTTGCAACCGATCCTGCCGGATGACGTGACGCTGCGGATCACGTCGGATGATGCGACCTTTGTGGCGGGCGCGCTGCGCGAGGTGGCGGTGACGCTGATGCTGTCGACGCTGATCGTCGTGGCGGTGATCTTTGCCTTCCTATTCGATCTGCGTGCGACGCTGGTGCCCGCCGTTGCGATGCCCGTGGCCCTGATCGGGACGCTGGCAGCGGTCTATCTGGCAGGCTTCAGCATCAATATCCTGACGCTTCTGGCGCTGGTCCTTGCGACGGGGATGGTGGTGGATGACGCCATCGTGGTCTTGGAGAATATCGTGCGACGGCGGTCCGAGGGGATGGGCGCGCGGGCGGCGGCGGTTCTTGGCACGCAGCAGGTGTTCTTTGCGGTGGTGACGACGACGGCGACGCTGGCGGCCGTGTTCGTGCCGCTGTCCTTTCTGCCGGGTGAGGCGGGGGGATTGTTCCGCGAGTTTGGCTTTACGCTGGCGATGGCGGTGCTGTTGTCATCGGTGGTTGCGCTGACGTTGTGCCCGGTTCTGGCAAGCCGGGTTCTGGGGGATGCGAGGGCCACGCAGACCGGGGCGCTGGCCGGACTGGGGGCAGGGCTGTCAGGGGCCTATCGGCGGGCGCTGGAGGCGGCGCTGGCGGCCCCCATCGTGGTGGTGGCGGTATCGCTGATGCTGGCGGGGGTGGCTGCCTTGGCGCTGGGCGCGATCCGGCAGGAATTGACGCCGCCCGAGGATCGGGCCGTGGCCCTGTTGCGGGTGGAAGCGCCGCAGGGCGTTTCGCTGGATTACACCTTCGGCAAAATGCGCGAGATCGAGGACGCAGTGGCCCCTCTGGTTGACAGCGGCGAGGTGCAGAACGTCTTTTCCATCACCGGGTCGGGCGGGTCGTCTAATTCCGGTTTCATGGTCATGACGCTGGCCCCTTGGGAACAGCGGACGCGCAGCCAGCAAGAGATCGTGGGGGATGTAAACCGCGCCTTGGCGCGGGTGATCGGGGTGCGTGCCTTTGCCATCCAGCCCAACAGCCTGCGCATCCGGGGCGCGGGGCAGGGATTGAGCTTTGCCATCGTCGGGCCAAGCTATGAGGGGCTGGCGGAACAGGCGCAGGCCTTGGTGGCCGCGATGGAAGAAAACCCGGCCTTCGGGCAGGTGCGGCTGGGTTATGACACGACACAGCCCCAGCTTTTCCTTGAGGTGGACCGCGCGCGGGCGTCAGACCTTGGGGTGAGCATCGAAGGCTTGGGCGAGGCCTTGCAGGCTGTGTTGGACGGGCGGACGGTTGGCACGGTGTTCATCGGGGATCGCAGCCATGACATCCAGATGATCTCGACCACGGATCCGGTGAATGACCCGTCTGATCTGGAACGGGTCTTCATGCGGTCAGCCAGTGGTGAGAACGTGCCGATCTCGGCCTTCGTACGGTTGGAGGAGCGGGCCGTTGCGCCAGAACTGGGACGCGAGGCGCAGATGCGATCTGTGCCGATCACGGCGGGTTTGACGCCCGATCTGGCGCTGGGGCCTGCGCTGCAAGAGGTGGAGCGGCTGGCATCGGATATCCTGCCTGCGGGAAGCCGGGTCGTTCCCTTGGCAGAGGCAGCGGCGCTGGGTGAGACCGGGTCGGGCATTCTGCTGACCTTCGGATTCGCGATCCTGATCGTGTTCCTTGTGCTTGCCGCGCAATTCGAGAGTTTCGTTTCGGCGGTGATCGTGATGTCGACGGTGCCACTTGGATTGGCCTGCGCGGTCTTTGCACTGATCCTGACGGGGGGGAGTCTGAACGTCTATTCCCAGATCGGGCTGGTTCTTCTGGTGGGGATCATGGCGAAGAACGGCATCCTGATCGTCGAATTTGCCAATCAATTGCGCGATCAGGGCCGCGGGGTGCGTGAAGCGATCACGCAAGGCGCGGTGATCCGGTTGCGCCCGGTGATGATGACCATGGTGTCGACCGTGCTGGGAGGCGTGCCGTTGATCCTGTCTTCGGGGCCGGGGGCCGAAGCGCGCGAGGCCTTGGGCTGGGTGATCGTGGGGGGGCTTGGTCTGGCGACGCTGGTGACATTGTTCCTGACGCCTGTGGTCTATCTCCTACTGGCGGGTTGGTCAGTGCCGAAGGCGGCGGAAGAGGCGCGGTTGCGGCGGGAACTGGATGCGGCGACGGGCGGGCCTGTGGCTGCGGAATAG
- a CDS encoding serine hydrolase domain-containing protein, protein MPLTRRHVTLGLAATLAAPGLTRAQDPVDALRNRALALPQLHAILVQRGDAVLLAEAPRGRGLDHAANIKSCSKSLLALLLGTAIARGEIPSLDSRLGDVAPSLIPRDATEGVAELTMNHLVTLRAGLQGTSGGNYGAWVSSRNWVAYALRQPRIAPNGGRMIYSTGTTHVLGAALVTATGQTLHDLARERLGRPLGIDIPNWTRDPQGFHFGGNEMALTPRAMLRVAQMMRDAGRADGTEVLPPDWITASQIPQTRSPFSGLGYGLGWFLSPTGWTLARGFGGQIIASHPTARLAVAITSDPTQPARSEGYFGTLMDLLDGPILALA, encoded by the coding sequence ATGCCCCTGACCCGTCGCCATGTGACCCTCGGCCTTGCGGCCACTCTGGCCGCCCCCGGCCTGACGCGCGCCCAAGACCCCGTCGATGCGCTCCGTAACCGCGCGCTCGCCCTGCCCCAGCTTCACGCCATCCTCGTGCAGCGCGGCGATGCCGTTCTTTTGGCCGAAGCCCCGCGCGGGCGCGGTCTGGACCACGCGGCCAATATCAAATCCTGTTCAAAAAGCTTGCTCGCCCTCCTTCTTGGCACCGCCATCGCGCGGGGGGAAATCCCCTCGCTCGACTCGCGCCTTGGCGATGTGGCCCCGTCGCTGATCCCGCGCGATGCCACCGAAGGGGTGGCCGAATTGACCATGAACCACCTCGTCACCCTGCGCGCGGGCCTGCAAGGCACCTCCGGGGGCAACTACGGCGCTTGGGTTTCGTCACGGAACTGGGTCGCCTATGCGCTACGTCAGCCCCGCATTGCCCCGAATGGCGGACGGATGATCTATTCCACGGGCACCACCCATGTCCTCGGCGCGGCGCTTGTAACCGCCACGGGCCAGACGCTGCATGATCTCGCCCGCGAAAGGCTGGGCCGCCCCTTGGGCATCGACATTCCCAATTGGACACGCGATCCGCAGGGATTTCATTTCGGCGGCAATGAAATGGCCCTCACCCCCCGCGCCATGCTGCGCGTGGCGCAGATGATGCGAGACGCTGGCCGCGCCGACGGCACCGAAGTGCTTCCCCCCGACTGGATCACCGCCTCGCAAATTCCCCAGACCCGCTCACCCTTCTCCGGCCTAGGCTATGGCCTTGGCTGGTTCCTCAGCCCCACAGGCTGGACCCTCGCCCGCGGCTTTGGCGGCCAGATCATCGCGTCCCACCCCACAGCTCGCCTCGCCGTGGCCATCACCTCAGACCCCACGCAGCCCGCCCGGTCTGAGGGGTACTTCGGCACCTTGATGGACCTGCTCGATGGCCCGATCCTCGCGCTGGCCTGA
- the ybgC gene encoding tol-pal system-associated acyl-CoA thioesterase, with translation MVHRIEVRVYYEDTDLAGIVYYANYLKFIERARTEWVRGLGIDQGALKRGKGIVFAVRRVEADYLRPAVFDDLLGVTTRLLALGGARIELEQEVWRGEERLFAAKVVLVCMSDAGGPARLPPEVRARLEAG, from the coding sequence GTGGTGCATCGGATCGAAGTGCGGGTCTATTACGAGGACACCGATCTGGCAGGGATCGTCTATTACGCCAATTACCTGAAATTCATTGAGCGGGCGCGCACGGAATGGGTGCGCGGCCTTGGCATAGATCAGGGCGCGCTGAAGCGCGGGAAGGGCATCGTCTTTGCCGTGCGACGGGTGGAGGCGGATTATCTGCGGCCTGCGGTTTTCGATGATCTGCTGGGGGTGACGACGCGGCTTCTGGCGCTGGGCGGGGCGCGGATCGAGTTGGAGCAAGAGGTTTGGCGGGGAGAGGAGCGGCTGTTCGCGGCCAAGGTGGTGCTGGTTTGCATGTCGGATGCGGGCGGACCCGCGCGCTTGCCACCTGAGGTGAGGGCAAGGCTGGAGGCGGGTTGA
- the tolQ gene encoding protein TolQ, translating to METETLAAAQEIDFSVLALFMKATLTNKLVLVTLLLMSFWSWSIIIQRVLTFRRARAEAEEFDRAFWSGEPLDELYEAIGPQPQGASERIFVAAMTEWRRSHRQDGKLIAGAQARIDRAMDVAIARENEALNKGLGFLATTGSTAPFIGLFGTVWGIKHSFEQIAISQNTNLAVVAPGIAEALLATAIGLVAAIPAVVAYNKLNSDSERILNGYESFADEFSTILSRQLDA from the coding sequence ATGGAAACGGAAACCCTCGCGGCGGCGCAGGAGATTGATTTCTCTGTGCTCGCGCTTTTCATGAAAGCGACCCTCACCAACAAGCTGGTGCTTGTCACCCTGCTTTTGATGAGCTTCTGGTCATGGTCGATCATCATCCAGCGCGTGCTGACCTTCCGGCGTGCGCGAGCCGAGGCTGAAGAGTTCGACCGCGCCTTCTGGTCAGGCGAACCGCTAGATGAGCTGTATGAGGCGATCGGGCCGCAGCCGCAGGGCGCGAGCGAGCGGATTTTTGTGGCTGCGATGACGGAATGGCGGCGCAGCCATCGGCAGGACGGCAAGCTGATCGCCGGCGCGCAGGCGCGCATCGACCGGGCCATGGATGTCGCCATCGCGCGCGAGAACGAGGCCTTGAACAAGGGGCTTGGCTTTCTGGCGACCACCGGGTCGACCGCGCCCTTCATCGGTTTGTTCGGGACGGTCTGGGGGATCAAGCACAGCTTTGAGCAGATCGCCATCAGCCAGAACACCAACCTTGCCGTCGTGGCACCGGGCATCGCCGAGGCGCTGCTGGCCACGGCCATCGGCCTTGTCGCCGCTATCCCGGCAGTGGTGGCCTATAACAAGCTGAACAGCGACAGCGAGCGTATCCTGAACGGGTATGAGAGTTTCGCTGACGAATTTTCCACCATCCTGTCGCGCCAGTTGGACGCCTGA
- the tolR gene encoding protein TolR has protein sequence MGAGVQKGGGAGGGRRGRRRRGSGPMSDINVTPFIDVMLVLLIIFMVAAPMLTVGVPIELPETAANALPSEQEEPLAITMTADGRLLIQTTETAPEELITRLTAIAAERTSDKIFLRADGAIPYARVAEVMGALNAGGFNNIGLVTDAGGPTLDGNGG, from the coding sequence ATGGGGGCGGGGGTTCAAAAGGGCGGCGGGGCTGGGGGCGGGCGTCGGGGCCGCAGACGGCGCGGCAGTGGGCCGATGTCGGATATCAACGTCACGCCCTTTATCGACGTGATGCTGGTTTTGCTGATCATCTTCATGGTGGCGGCGCCCATGCTGACGGTGGGGGTGCCGATTGAGCTGCCGGAAACGGCGGCCAATGCGCTGCCATCCGAGCAAGAGGAACCGCTGGCCATCACCATGACGGCGGATGGGCGGCTGTTGATCCAGACGACAGAGACGGCACCGGAAGAACTGATCACGCGGCTGACGGCGATTGCGGCAGAGCGGACCTCGGACAAGATCTTTTTGCGGGCGGATGGGGCCATTCCCTATGCCCGCGTGGCCGAGGTGATGGGCGCGCTGAATGCGGGCGGGTTCAACAATATCGGTCTGGTCACCGATGCAGGTGGCCCGACGCTTGACGGTAACGGCGGCTGA
- a CDS encoding cell envelope biogenesis protein TolA, whose amino-acid sequence MEKGQIISGVAHAGVILWVVLGDWLFRADVLPEIQVAEVSLLSSAEFDAMMAAAPPPVVEPEPVAEPEAVQPPEPVQPTEPPPPAEEPPPVAPPEEPLPEELPQEAVPQPIETPEPVAPIAEIEQPIPVPLSDARPRPRPVDRVAATPVESVDAPEVADQVIEEVTDQPTEETAIVEEEQQAAAPEEATTQIVTEAVETEENAPQLEMTSSLRPRSRPARVAETPVEEEVAATPSEAPAEAPAEEAATEDAVAAALAEALAEEAAAEPAAEPAQSAATDLPVGPPMTAGEKDALRVAVNACWNVGALSMEALRTTVTVGFSVGQDGVPDAGSITLVDSAGGSDTATRQAYEAARRAIIRCGARGFPLPPEKYEQWKNIEIVFDPNGMRMR is encoded by the coding sequence ATGGAAAAGGGCCAGATCATTTCGGGCGTCGCGCATGCGGGCGTGATCCTCTGGGTTGTCCTGGGGGATTGGCTGTTTCGTGCCGATGTGCTGCCCGAAATCCAGGTGGCTGAAGTGTCCCTTTTGTCGAGTGCGGAGTTTGACGCGATGATGGCGGCTGCGCCGCCGCCTGTGGTGGAACCCGAGCCGGTGGCAGAACCGGAGGCGGTGCAGCCCCCGGAACCGGTGCAGCCTACGGAACCACCGCCCCCTGCGGAGGAACCGCCACCCGTGGCCCCGCCAGAAGAGCCGCTGCCGGAGGAATTGCCGCAGGAAGCGGTGCCGCAACCGATCGAGACGCCAGAGCCCGTCGCCCCTATCGCCGAGATTGAGCAGCCGATCCCGGTGCCCCTGTCGGATGCCCGTCCGCGTCCGCGCCCGGTGGACCGTGTGGCGGCAACGCCGGTGGAAAGCGTCGATGCGCCCGAAGTGGCCGATCAGGTCATCGAAGAGGTGACCGACCAGCCAACCGAAGAGACGGCGATCGTCGAGGAAGAACAGCAGGCCGCAGCCCCGGAAGAGGCCACGACGCAGATCGTGACCGAGGCGGTGGAGACTGAAGAAAATGCGCCGCAATTGGAGATGACCTCTTCGCTCCGGCCCCGGTCGCGCCCTGCGCGCGTGGCCGAAACGCCGGTCGAGGAAGAGGTTGCGGCAACGCCCAGCGAGGCACCTGCGGAGGCGCCCGCCGAAGAGGCCGCGACGGAAGATGCGGTTGCGGCGGCCTTGGCCGAGGCGCTTGCAGAAGAGGCTGCGGCAGAGCCTGCGGCCGAGCCTGCGCAATCGGCGGCGACCGATCTGCCGGTGGGGCCGCCGATGACGGCGGGTGAAAAGGATGCGCTTCGGGTGGCTGTGAATGCCTGCTGGAATGTGGGTGCCCTGTCTATGGAAGCGCTGCGCACCACAGTGACGGTGGGCTTTTCTGTCGGGCAGGATGGCGTGCCGGATGCCGGCTCGATCACCCTTGTGGATTCGGCTGGTGGGTCTGATACCGCCACGCGACAGGCCTATGAGGCGGCGCGGCGGGCGATCATCCGCTGTGGCGCGCGCGGATTTCCGCTGCCGCCGGAGAAATACGAACAATGGAAGAATATCGAGATCGTCTTCGATCCCAACGGGATGCGGATGCGATGA